From Streptomyces sp. Edi4, one genomic window encodes:
- a CDS encoding cobalamin biosynthesis protein CobG, whose protein sequence is MPRPSATPHNQGETPIGDAPGAAPRDPVVRDRGDACPGALRLHQADDGNLARLRLPGGILTTRQVHALATAAERYADGHLTLTSRGNAELRAIAAPHATALAELLRHTGLMPSETHERVRNIVASPLAGLDGRGHDGAHATARLRALDALLCAQDWTTALSGRFLFALDDGRGDVAGLGADVTLLAQERETVVVRVGASALRVAASDAPRAALEAARAFLETAAGTGAWRVRDLPPGHAVDLASALARAGIPATPAPVPDAPDARTTAPTPGIVASPDGTYALVVAPALGRVPAARLRVLPGPGGEVRITPWRGFVVPGFDGPGARARLRELDDAGFTTRPDAPWAGVGACTGRPGCAKALADVRRDALPGTGGLPVHWSGCERRCGHPHGDWVDVTATAEGHYTVTVRGVRGVQERQPPLSEGELADAVARARGGRPQAYGTGTGTTTR, encoded by the coding sequence ATGCCGCGCCCCTCCGCAACACCCCACAACCAGGGCGAAACCCCCATAGGGGACGCCCCGGGAGCAGCCCCCCGCGACCCCGTGGTACGGGACCGCGGCGACGCCTGCCCGGGCGCCCTGCGGCTGCACCAGGCCGACGACGGCAATCTCGCCCGACTCCGCCTGCCGGGCGGCATATTGACGACCCGTCAGGTACACGCGCTGGCCACCGCCGCCGAGCGGTACGCGGACGGCCACCTCACCCTCACCTCCCGGGGCAACGCCGAGTTGCGCGCCATCGCGGCCCCCCACGCCACCGCACTCGCCGAACTCCTGCGCCACACCGGCCTGATGCCCTCCGAGACCCATGAGCGCGTGCGCAACATCGTCGCGTCGCCGCTGGCCGGCCTGGACGGGCGGGGCCACGACGGCGCCCACGCCACCGCCCGCCTGCGCGCCCTCGACGCCCTCCTGTGCGCCCAGGACTGGACGACCGCCCTCTCCGGCCGCTTCCTGTTCGCGCTCGACGACGGCCGCGGCGACGTCGCGGGCCTCGGCGCCGATGTGACGTTGCTCGCACAGGAGCGGGAGACCGTCGTCGTCCGGGTCGGAGCGAGCGCCCTGCGGGTGGCCGCGTCCGACGCCCCCCGCGCGGCCCTGGAAGCCGCCCGCGCGTTCCTGGAGACGGCCGCGGGCACCGGCGCCTGGCGGGTGCGCGACCTGCCCCCGGGCCACGCCGTCGACCTCGCGTCCGCGCTGGCCCGAGCGGGCATCCCGGCCACCCCCGCCCCCGTACCGGACGCACCGGACGCCCGAACGACCGCCCCCACCCCCGGCATCGTCGCGAGCCCCGACGGCACCTACGCCCTGGTCGTGGCCCCCGCGCTGGGCCGGGTCCCCGCCGCGCGGCTCCGGGTGCTCCCGGGCCCCGGCGGCGAGGTCCGGATCACCCCGTGGCGCGGATTCGTCGTCCCCGGCTTCGACGGGCCCGGCGCCCGCGCGCGGCTGCGCGAACTCGACGACGCCGGATTCACCACCCGCCCCGACGCCCCATGGGCCGGGGTCGGCGCGTGCACCGGCCGTCCCGGGTGCGCCAAGGCGCTGGCCGATGTGCGCCGCGACGCCCTGCCGGGCACGGGCGGCCTGCCCGTCCACTGGTCGGGGTGCGAGCGGCGCTGCGGCCACCCGCACGGCGACTGGGTGGACGTGACGGCCACCGCCGAAGGCCACTACACGGTGACGGTACGGGGCGTACGAGGCGTACAGGAACGGCAACCGCCGCTGAGCGAGGGCGAGTTGGCGGACGCGGTGGCCCGCGCGCGGGGTGGCCGGCCGCAGGCGTACGGGACAGGGACAGGGACAACCACGAGATGA
- a CDS encoding precorrin-8X methylmutase: MSESTVFDYEKDGAEIYRQSFATIRAEADLAGLPADVSQVAVRMIHACGMTDLTRDLGYTPAVVARAREALRAGAPILCDARMVASGVTRKRLPADNEVICTLNDPSVPALAAELGTTRSAAALELWRDRMDGAVVAVGNAPTALFRLLEMIEQGAPRPAAVIGVPVGFIGAAESKDALAAHPSGLEHLVVRGRRGGSAIAAAALNAIASEAE, from the coding sequence ATGAGCGAGAGCACAGTGTTCGACTACGAGAAGGACGGCGCGGAGATCTACCGCCAGTCCTTTGCCACGATCCGCGCCGAGGCGGACCTCGCCGGCCTGCCCGCCGACGTGAGCCAGGTCGCGGTCCGCATGATCCACGCCTGTGGCATGACGGACCTGACCCGCGACCTCGGCTACACGCCGGCCGTCGTGGCCCGGGCCCGCGAGGCGCTGCGCGCGGGTGCGCCGATCCTGTGCGACGCGCGGATGGTCGCCAGCGGGGTGACCCGCAAACGGCTGCCCGCCGACAACGAGGTGATCTGCACCCTGAACGATCCGTCCGTACCGGCCCTCGCCGCCGAACTCGGCACCACCCGCAGCGCCGCCGCGCTCGAACTGTGGCGCGACCGCATGGACGGCGCGGTGGTGGCCGTCGGCAACGCGCCCACCGCCCTGTTCCGGCTGCTCGAAATGATCGAGCAGGGCGCGCCGCGCCCGGCGGCCGTCATCGGCGTACCGGTCGGGTTCATAGGCGCAGCCGAGTCCAAGGACGCGCTCGCCGCGCACCCTTCGGGCCTTGAACACCTGGTGGTACGGGGCCGGCGCGGTGGCAGCGCGATCGCGGCGGCCGCGCTCAACGCGATCGCGAGCGAGGCGGAATGA
- a CDS encoding precorrin-2 C(20)-methyltransferase, producing MNENSSTAGRLYGVGLGPGDPSLMTVRAVEAIAEADVVAYHSARHGRSIARSIAAKHIRADHIEEKLVYPLTVETTDHPGGYRGAIDDFYEEASARLAAHLDAGRTVAVLAEGDPLFYGSYQHMHKRLAHRYPTEVIPGVTSVSAAAARLGEPLVEAEEILTILPGTLPEEELTARLAATDSAVVMKLGRTFTKVRRALERSGRLDEARYVERATMPGERTGQLADIEADSVPYFSVAVLPSRIDAAPVERERGEVVVVGTGPAGPLWLTPQSRGALAAADDIVGYTTYVDRVPERPGQRRHGSDNKVESERAEFALQLAMRGRRVAVVSGGDPGIFAMATAVLEVASQPQYADVPVRVLPGVTAANAAAARAGAPLGHDYATISLSDRLKPWEVIAERLHAAASADLVLALYNPGSASRTWQVAKARELLLEHRAPDTPVVVARDVGGPGERVRIVRLADLEPAEVDMRTILLIGSSQTRTVRRGDGEEIVWTPRRYPED from the coding sequence ATGAACGAGAACAGCAGCACGGCGGGCCGGCTCTACGGCGTCGGGCTCGGCCCGGGCGATCCGTCCCTGATGACGGTGCGCGCGGTGGAGGCGATCGCGGAGGCGGACGTGGTGGCGTACCACTCGGCGCGCCACGGCCGCTCGATAGCGCGCTCGATCGCGGCGAAGCACATCCGCGCCGACCACATCGAGGAGAAGCTGGTCTATCCGCTGACGGTGGAGACCACCGACCACCCCGGCGGCTACCGGGGCGCGATCGACGACTTCTACGAGGAGGCGTCGGCCCGGCTCGCCGCGCACCTCGACGCGGGCCGCACGGTCGCCGTGCTCGCCGAGGGCGACCCGCTGTTCTACGGCTCCTACCAGCACATGCACAAGCGGCTCGCCCACCGCTACCCGACCGAGGTGATCCCCGGGGTGACCTCGGTGAGCGCGGCGGCCGCCCGGCTCGGTGAGCCGCTGGTGGAGGCCGAGGAGATCCTGACGATCCTGCCCGGCACGCTGCCGGAGGAGGAGCTGACCGCGCGCCTGGCCGCCACCGACTCGGCGGTGGTGATGAAGCTGGGGCGTACGTTCACCAAGGTGCGCCGGGCGCTGGAGCGTTCGGGGCGGCTCGATGAGGCGCGGTATGTGGAGCGCGCCACCATGCCGGGCGAGCGCACGGGTCAACTCGCCGACATCGAGGCGGATTCGGTGCCGTACTTCTCCGTCGCGGTGCTGCCGAGCCGTATCGACGCCGCGCCCGTCGAGCGGGAGCGCGGCGAGGTCGTGGTCGTGGGCACCGGCCCCGCCGGACCGCTGTGGCTGACGCCGCAGTCGCGGGGCGCACTCGCCGCCGCCGACGACATCGTGGGCTACACCACCTACGTGGACCGGGTGCCGGAACGCCCCGGGCAGCGCAGGCACGGCTCGGACAACAAGGTGGAGTCCGAGCGCGCCGAGTTCGCGCTCCAACTGGCCATGCGGGGCAGGCGGGTCGCCGTGGTGTCGGGGGGCGATCCGGGCATCTTCGCGATGGCCACCGCCGTGCTGGAGGTGGCTTCGCAGCCGCAGTACGCGGACGTTCCCGTGCGGGTCCTGCCGGGGGTGACCGCCGCCAACGCGGCCGCCGCCCGCGCGGGCGCCCCGCTCGGCCACGACTACGCGACGATCTCGCTGTCCGACCGGCTCAAGCCCTGGGAGGTCATCGCCGAGCGGCTGCACGCGGCGGCGTCGGCCGATCTCGTCCTCGCGCTCTACAACCCCGGTTCCGCGAGCCGTACGTGGCAGGTGGCCAAGGCGCGCGAACTGCTCCTCGAGCACCGGGCGCCGGACACCCCGGTGGTGGTGGCCCGCGACGTGGGCGGGCCGGGCGAGCGGGTCCGGATCGTGCGCCTTGCCGATCTGGAGCCGGCCGAGGTCGACATGCGCACGATCCTGCTGATCGGCTCCTCGCAGACCCGTACCGTACGGCGCGGCGACGGCGAGGAGATCGTCTGGACGCCGAGGCGCTATCCGGAGGACTGA